A window from Podospora bellae-mahoneyi strain CBS 112042 chromosome 1 map unlocalized CBS112042p_1, whole genome shotgun sequence encodes these proteins:
- a CDS encoding uncharacterized protein (EggNog:ENOG503P0WG; COG:W) — MANQPHPLQRLSSPSRSFSALVHAIGLLSYSCSFWYLQQFPTEIHFGFGGDFQLLTIIGLALATATFAFGLLADLTLSPRLFGIKNVLAVCSTPLEVLISILYWSISAIDKSLLFPPEFALPFLPDFGFHAMPAVMLTMDLILLSPPWTIKVYSAMALSTCLAFLYWGWVEYCFEQNGWYPYPMFELLKTWQRVILFSVSAGLMTTSTLALKWLYGKINGIEQFKKVALHPIKTD; from the exons ATGGcaaaccaaccccacccTTTACAACGGctctcctcgccttcccGGAGCTTCTCAGCCCTCGTACATGCCATCGGTCTTCTGTCATACTCGTGCAGCTTTTGGTACCTTCAGCAGTTCCCAACCGAAATTCACTtcgggtttggtggtgacttTCAACTGCTCA CCATCATTGGGCTCGCTTTAGCGACGGCAACGTTTGCCTTTGGCCTGTTGGCCGATCTCACTCTGAGCCCTCGGCTCTTTGGCATCAAAAATGTTCTCGCAGTGTGTTCAACACCCTTGGAGGTTCTGATCAGCATTCTGTACTGGAGCATAAGTGCCATTGACAAGtccctccttttcccaccaGAGTTCGCACTTCCATTCCTCCCAGATTT TGGATTTCATGCGATGCCAGCCGTCATGTTAACGATGGATCTGATACTACTCAGTCCTCCTTGGACCATCAAAGTTTACAGTGCTATGGCTCTCAGTACCTGCTTGGCATTTCTATactgggggtgggttgaaTATTGTTTTGAGCAAAACGGATG GTACCCGTATCCCATGTTTGAGCTGCTCAAAACTTGGCAGCGAGTGATTCTCTTTTCAGTCTCAGCCGGGCTCATGACGACGAGCACACTGGCTCTAAAGTGGCTGTACGGTAAGATCAACGGTATTGAACAGTTCAAAAAGGTAGCTCTTCATCCCATCAAGACGGATTGA
- the cyp15 gene encoding Peptidyl-prolyl cis-trans isomerase cyp15 (COG:O; EggNog:ENOG503NXBP) has protein sequence MADNTNDEDLKSNKRSHAEFTENDGSDSSSDDDMGPQLPSASAPKKKRRVLPYEKLYISALPKSTRYSKSLMHKEQLAFLTMTPLTEFLITSSVDGVVKFWKKVADGIEFVKEFKAHQGEIRSVSTSADGRSFATAGPDKTVKLFDVMTFDLLAVIQLEYVPRCVCWVHKKGASLPLLAISDDGQKPGIYIYDGRGENLIPIHTITGLHRSPVSLMAFNDHYDCVISADEGGMIEYWQPGGSYQKPDNVFEYKSSTNLFDFKKAKSIPTSLTLSPDGNRFATISFPDRKIRLFDFASAKLQRTYDESLQVIEEMQQAGTAIQKLDPVEFGRRLATEREIESPALRDKFNLIFDESGHFLLYGSYLGVKVLNTFTNKVVKVYGGEEHYRPLALAIYQGQPQKKGVTTVAMAASSNPLLQESETRDPILITTGVGKVRFYMFTNDEEFSKSTRDVQNEKPTILGAKKTEQKKVAETGTSAVIHTTYGDIHIRLFPDAAPKAVENFVTHSKRGYYNNTIFHRVIRKFMIQGGDPLGDGTGGESIWGREFEDEFSTLKHDKPYTVSMANAGPNTNGSQFFITTEKTPWLDNKHTIFGRAVQGLDVIHRIENVKTYKEKPAEDIKIVNIDIS, from the exons ATGGCGGACAACACCAACGATGAGGACTTGAAGTCCAACAAGCGCAGCCATGCAGAATTCACAGAAAATGATGGTTCCG ATAGCTCTTCAGACGATGACATGGGACCGCAGTTGCCGTCCGCCTCAGCGCCCAAAAAGAAGCGCCGTGTTCTGCCATACGAAAAGCTCTACATCTCAGCCCTCCCCAAGTCGACCCGTTACTCCAAGTCCCTGATGCACAAAGAGCAGTTGGCATTTCTCACCATGACACCTCTGACCGAGTTCCTCATAACATCGTCTGTGGATGGCGTAGTCAAGTTCTGGAAGAAGGTCGCCGACGGCATCGAGTTCGTGAAGGAGTTCAAGGCCCACCAGGGGGAGATCCGCTCTGTTTCGACCAGCGCAGATGGGAGGAGTTTTGCAACTGCCGGCCCCGATAAGACGGTGAAGCTGTTCGATGTCATGACATTTGATCTGTTAGCTGTTATCCAGCTAGAGTATGTGCCGCGGTGTGTATGCTGGGTTCACAAGAAAGGtgcttctcttcctctgctAGCCATATCCGATGATGGCCAAAAGCCTGGCATCTATATCTACGATGGACGGGGTGAAAACCTGATCCCTATTCATACCATCACCGGTCTTCACCGCAGCCCCGTCTCCCTGATGGCTTTCAACGACCATTACGACTGCGTAATATCGGCCGATGAGGGAGGCATGATTGAATATTGGCAGCCCGGAGGATCTTATCAAAAGCCTGACAACGTCTTTGAGTACAAGAGCTCAACGAATCTGTTTGACTTCAAGAAAGCAAAATCCATACCGACCTCGCTCACGCTATCGCCAGATGGGAATCGCTTCGCCACAATATCCTTCCCTGACAGGAAAATCCGCCTCTTCGACTTTGCCTCAGCCAAGCTTCAACGCACCTATGATGAGTCCCTTCAGGTCATTGAGGAAATGCAACAAGCTGGAACAGCGATACAGAAACTTGATCCAGTCGAGTTTGGTCGCCGATTAGCAACGGAACGGGAAATCGAATCCCCAGCTCTCCGCGACAAATTCAACCTCATCTTCGATGAATCTGGTCACTTTCTCCTCTATGGCTCTTACCTGGGTGTCAAGGTGCTCAACACATTCACAAATAAAGTGGTAAAAGTGTACGGCGGGGAGGAACATTATCGTCCACTAGCACTGGCCATCTACCAGGGTCAGCCTCAGAAGAAGGGGGTCACTACGGTAGCCATGGCGGCATCCAGCAACCCGCTTCTTCAAGAATCCGAAACAAGGGATCCCATATTGATCACCACGGGCGTGGGCAAGGTCCGATTTTACATGTTCACCAATGACGAGGAATTCTCCAAGTCAACCAGAGATGTTCAAAACGAGAAACCCACGATTCTAGGGGCAAAGAAGACggagcaaaagaaggtcGCCGAGACGGGCACATCGGCGGTCATCCACACCACATACGGTGATATTCATATTCGACTCTTCCCGGATGCAGCTCCCAAGGCCGTGGAGAACTTCGTGACGCATTCAAAACGCGGCTactacaacaacaccatcttccaTCGTGTGATTCGTAAGTTTATGATTCAGGGTGGTGACCCTCTGGGAGATGGAACCGGTGGTGAAAGTATCTGGGGGAGAGAGTTCGAGGATGAATTTAGCACATTGAAACACGACAAGCCATACACGGTTAGTATGGCGAATGCTGGCCCCAATACCAACGGGAGCCAGTTCTTTATCACCACTGAGAAAACA CCATGGCTTGATAACAAGCACACGATATTTGGACGCGCCGTTCAAGGTCTTGATGTCATCCACAGGATCGAAAATGTCAAGACCTACAAAGAGAAACCAGCGGAGGACATCAAGATTGTCAATATTGACATTTCGTAG